Proteins from a single region of Gordonia hongkongensis:
- a CDS encoding facilitated glucose transporter produces the protein MVRPVLGSVLDRLLLGFLVVDGFAIGLVSVAFTYQRFGGVALPVAALAAGVVNAALLWLAAGLTATPWRYGPLAAWGLVVVIAGGLPGPGGDVVLSISSGYLVQTLLLVVLGVGPCAALGWTGRLPEPD, from the coding sequence ATGGTTCGGCCCGTATTGGGCTCCGTCCTCGACCGACTGCTCCTGGGATTCCTCGTCGTCGACGGGTTCGCGATCGGGCTCGTGAGTGTTGCGTTCACGTATCAGCGCTTCGGCGGCGTCGCGCTGCCCGTCGCGGCACTTGCCGCCGGCGTGGTCAATGCGGCCCTGCTCTGGCTCGCGGCCGGCCTCACCGCGACCCCGTGGCGGTACGGGCCACTTGCCGCGTGGGGGCTCGTCGTCGTGATCGCCGGCGGGCTCCCCGGCCCGGGCGGGGACGTCGTGCTCTCGATCAGCAGTGGTTACCTCGTACAGACCTTGTTGCTCGTCGTCCTCGGTGTCGGGCCGTGCGCCGCGCTGGGCTGGACGGGGCGGCTGCCCGAACCCGACTGA
- the cofG gene encoding 7,8-didemethyl-8-hydroxy-5-deazariboflavin synthase CofG codes for MTEKLTVRAALDAARDRAPIGLDEAVTLLSCAGDDLVELQSIAGALRDEGLAAVGRSRQITYSRKVFIPLTRLCRDRCHYCTFVTVPGKLARAGEGLYLELDEVVDLARRGAELGCKEALFTLGDRPEDRWPQAGEWLAERGYSSTLDYVRAAAVAVLSETGLLPHLNPGVMSLEELLRLRPVAPSMGMMLETTSRRLFTEKGQAHYGSPDKDPLVRMQVLRDAGTARVPFTTGILVGIGESLTERAESLLALADVHARGGHIQEVIVQNFRAKPDTAMRSTPDAEMTEFLAAVAVARVVLGPHMRIQAPPNLVSPAECAALIASGVDDWGGVSPLTPDHVNPERPWPHLDALAARTAESDFVLTERITAQPPYVLNGADWIDPALTQHVAALADPVTGLAVDTRPAPRPWPAVA; via the coding sequence ATGACCGAGAAGTTGACCGTCCGCGCGGCCCTGGACGCCGCGCGCGACCGGGCGCCGATCGGTCTCGACGAGGCCGTGACGCTCCTGTCCTGCGCAGGAGACGACCTGGTCGAACTGCAATCGATCGCCGGGGCGCTCCGAGACGAGGGGCTGGCCGCGGTCGGCCGGTCCCGGCAGATCACCTACTCCCGCAAGGTGTTCATCCCGCTGACGCGCCTGTGCCGCGACCGGTGCCACTACTGCACCTTCGTCACGGTCCCCGGAAAACTCGCCCGCGCGGGGGAGGGGCTCTATCTGGAACTCGACGAGGTCGTCGACCTCGCGCGCCGCGGTGCCGAACTCGGCTGCAAGGAGGCGCTTTTCACGCTGGGTGACCGCCCCGAGGACAGGTGGCCGCAGGCCGGCGAATGGCTGGCCGAACGGGGTTACTCCTCGACGCTGGACTACGTTCGTGCCGCCGCGGTCGCCGTGTTGTCGGAGACAGGTCTGCTGCCGCACCTCAACCCCGGGGTGATGAGCCTCGAGGAACTGCTCCGTCTGCGCCCGGTCGCACCGTCGATGGGCATGATGCTGGAGACGACGTCGCGTCGCCTGTTCACCGAGAAAGGCCAGGCACACTACGGAAGTCCCGACAAGGACCCGCTGGTCCGCATGCAGGTGCTGCGTGACGCGGGCACCGCTCGTGTCCCGTTCACCACCGGGATTCTGGTCGGGATCGGCGAATCACTCACCGAGCGGGCCGAATCGCTGCTGGCTCTCGCGGATGTGCACGCCCGAGGCGGGCACATCCAGGAGGTGATCGTGCAGAACTTCCGGGCGAAGCCGGACACCGCGATGCGCTCCACCCCCGACGCGGAGATGACCGAGTTCCTCGCCGCCGTCGCGGTCGCCCGGGTCGTCCTCGGCCCACACATGCGGATCCAGGCGCCCCCGAACCTGGTGTCGCCCGCCGAATGTGCCGCGCTGATCGCCTCCGGCGTCGACGACTGGGGTGGGGTGTCGCCGCTGACTCCCGATCACGTCAACCCGGAACGCCCGTGGCCTCACCTCGACGCCCTGGCCGCCCGCACCGCGGAGTCGGATTTCGTTCTCACCGAACGCATCACCGCGCAGCCGCCGTATGTGCTGAACGGTGCCGACTGGATCGACCCGGCACTGACCCAGCACGTCGCCGCGCTCGCCGACCCGGTGACCGGCCTCGCCGTCGACACCCGCCCGGCCCCGCGTCCCTGGCCGGCGGTTGCCTGA
- a CDS encoding EamA family transporter has product MVVGATSMYLGAAVAVGLFDVISPAAVAWLRIAGAALVLLLWVQPARTAWRWERLRLAGCFGLITAGMNISFYEALAHLPLGTTVALEFLGPIVVAALGSATRRDVAALVLAAVGVVLIADVRWSGTAIGVVLALTAAACWAGYIVLGKRVAARGTGVEDLATGFAVAALLTAPLAWWVADAVRAGAALPVVLAQGLLLGIASTAVPYALDQIVLRRVGQARFAILLALLPVTASVIGLLALAQVPRPLEAVGIALVAVAVAVRSVDDDSRSDDREAEMPPG; this is encoded by the coding sequence ATGGTCGTCGGAGCGACCTCCATGTATCTCGGCGCGGCCGTCGCCGTCGGCCTGTTCGACGTCATCTCCCCGGCCGCCGTCGCGTGGTTGCGGATCGCCGGGGCCGCGCTGGTGTTGCTCCTGTGGGTGCAACCGGCCCGGACGGCCTGGCGTTGGGAGCGATTGCGCCTCGCCGGATGCTTCGGGCTGATCACCGCCGGGATGAACATCTCCTTCTACGAGGCGCTCGCGCATCTGCCCCTGGGCACGACCGTCGCCCTGGAGTTCCTGGGCCCGATCGTGGTGGCCGCCTTGGGTTCTGCGACGCGTCGCGACGTCGCCGCACTCGTCCTGGCGGCTGTCGGCGTGGTCCTGATCGCCGATGTCCGATGGTCGGGAACGGCGATCGGCGTCGTCCTGGCGCTGACCGCGGCCGCCTGCTGGGCGGGGTACATCGTCCTGGGCAAACGGGTCGCGGCGCGAGGCACGGGCGTCGAGGATCTGGCGACCGGCTTCGCGGTGGCCGCGTTGCTCACCGCGCCGCTCGCGTGGTGGGTGGCCGACGCGGTACGCGCGGGGGCCGCGCTGCCGGTGGTCCTGGCCCAAGGGTTGCTGCTCGGCATCGCGTCGACCGCGGTGCCCTACGCACTCGACCAGATCGTGCTGCGGCGGGTCGGCCAGGCAAGGTTCGCGATCCTGCTCGCGCTGCTGCCGGTGACGGCGTCGGTGATCGGGTTGCTCGCGCTGGCGCAGGTGCCGCGGCCCCTCGAAGCGGTCGGGATCGCGCTCGTCGCGGTGGCGGTGGCCGTGCGATCGGTCGACGACGACAGCCGGTCCGACGATCGCGAGGCGGAGATGCCGCCGGGGTGA
- the mshB gene encoding N-acetyl-1-D-myo-inositol-2-amino-2-deoxy-alpha-D-glucopyranoside deacetylase: MTGVPADRRLLLVHAHPDDETIMTGGTIARYLAEGVDVRVLTFTLGEEGEVIGDEWAQLVADGGADQLGGFRVLELTRALAELSPAGRPALRPRFLGGAGRWRDSGMAGAPSANHPRALVRAPFDEPVEALVDVLTDFAPQVVVSYDASGTYGHPDHKLVHEVTTAAVARAREVGPGPDKIYESVTERSALDSGLAGVAAVPDGWRMPRDGELPSYPDADITTEIDISAYLPRKVAALAAHATQVTVAASGTEYALSNNIVQPIAGAEHYILVEPERHGSPDGKRESDLFAGVD; the protein is encoded by the coding sequence GTGACCGGTGTCCCGGCGGATCGCCGGCTGCTGCTCGTCCACGCTCATCCCGACGACGAGACGATCATGACCGGCGGCACCATCGCCCGGTACCTCGCCGAGGGCGTCGACGTGCGGGTGCTGACCTTCACGCTCGGGGAGGAGGGCGAGGTGATCGGCGACGAGTGGGCCCAGCTGGTCGCCGACGGCGGCGCCGACCAGCTCGGCGGGTTCCGGGTACTCGAACTCACGCGGGCACTGGCCGAGCTCAGTCCCGCTGGCCGTCCCGCGTTGCGGCCGCGATTCCTCGGCGGTGCGGGCCGATGGCGGGACTCCGGGATGGCCGGCGCCCCGTCCGCGAACCACCCGCGCGCACTCGTGCGGGCACCGTTCGACGAGCCCGTCGAGGCGTTGGTCGACGTGCTCACCGACTTCGCACCCCAGGTGGTCGTCAGTTACGACGCCTCGGGTACGTACGGCCATCCCGATCACAAACTGGTGCACGAGGTCACGACGGCCGCGGTCGCCCGCGCCCGGGAAGTCGGTCCGGGCCCGGACAAGATCTACGAATCGGTGACCGAACGCAGCGCACTGGACTCCGGGCTCGCCGGTGTCGCCGCGGTACCCGACGGCTGGCGGATGCCCCGCGACGGTGAGCTGCCGAGCTATCCCGACGCCGACATCACCACCGAGATCGACATCAGCGCGTACCTCCCACGAAAGGTGGCCGCCCTGGCCGCCCACGCCACACAGGTGACCGTCGCGGCGTCCGGGACGGAGTACGCACTGTCGAACAACATCGTGCAGCCGATCGCCGGTGCGGAGCATTACATTCTGGTCGAGCCGGAGCGTCACGGGTCCCCGGACGGGAAGCGTGAGTCGGACCTGTTCGCCGGGGTCGACTGA
- a CDS encoding flavin-containing monooxygenase, with product MDDVDVAIIGAGFAGLGMATQLARRGRESFVVLERADGVGGTWRDNTYPGIACDIPAHLYSFSFRPPADWSARFPRGAEIRSYLEQIVVDERLADRIELNRELREAVWDEQGAHWVITAAAPDGRAVTFRARSLVLAVGRLSEARIPDIDGLDTFPGQVVHTAAWHDDVNVAGARVGVVGTGASAVQLIPHLADAADDLVVFCRTPPYVVPRADRLYTDDERAAMLDPVVAAEVRDRLLTEADAAFRQRLGLHPDIDEIRSRARDHLHGQVADADLREQLTPDYEIGCKRILLSDDFYPALQRSNVVFESSALTSVAETKATAHSGHTYDLDVLVMATGFESARPPAAARITGRAGRRLADHWSAGMTSYASTVVSGFPNMFVLDGPNAALGHNSAIYMIETQLDYVMGALEYMAGNGITTLAVSPAAEDEYTREIDARSESTVWLTGCESWYVDPDSGRLTLLWPGTAASFRERNGTFDPEPYEPRPDAGTGTPEEG from the coding sequence ATGGACGACGTGGATGTCGCCATCATCGGCGCGGGCTTCGCCGGGCTCGGGATGGCGACGCAGCTCGCGCGCCGCGGGCGGGAGTCCTTCGTCGTGCTCGAACGCGCCGACGGCGTGGGGGGCACGTGGCGCGACAACACCTATCCCGGCATCGCCTGCGACATCCCCGCCCATCTGTACTCGTTCTCGTTCCGGCCGCCGGCCGACTGGTCGGCGCGGTTCCCTCGTGGCGCCGAGATCCGCAGCTATCTCGAACAGATCGTCGTCGACGAACGACTCGCCGACCGCATCGAGCTCAATCGCGAACTCCGCGAAGCGGTCTGGGACGAGCAGGGGGCGCACTGGGTGATCACGGCGGCGGCGCCGGACGGCCGGGCCGTCACCTTCCGCGCTCGCTCGCTGGTGCTGGCGGTCGGACGGTTGTCGGAGGCGCGCATCCCCGACATCGACGGACTCGACACCTTCCCGGGACAGGTCGTCCACACGGCCGCCTGGCACGACGACGTCAACGTTGCGGGTGCGCGGGTCGGGGTCGTCGGAACCGGTGCGTCGGCGGTGCAGCTCATCCCGCATCTCGCCGACGCCGCGGACGATCTCGTCGTGTTCTGCCGCACGCCACCGTATGTCGTGCCGCGCGCGGACCGGCTCTACACCGACGACGAGCGGGCCGCCATGCTCGACCCCGTCGTCGCGGCGGAGGTGCGCGACCGACTGCTCACCGAAGCCGATGCGGCGTTCCGGCAGCGGCTCGGGTTGCATCCGGACATCGACGAGATCCGTTCCCGTGCGCGGGATCACCTCCACGGGCAGGTGGCCGATGCCGACCTCCGTGAACAGCTGACCCCCGACTACGAGATCGGTTGCAAGAGAATCCTGCTCAGCGACGACTTCTATCCGGCGCTACAACGCTCCAACGTGGTGTTCGAGTCGAGTGCTCTGACGTCGGTCGCCGAGACCAAGGCCACCGCGCACAGTGGTCACACCTACGATCTCGACGTCCTGGTGATGGCAACCGGTTTCGAATCCGCACGCCCGCCCGCCGCAGCGCGCATCACCGGTCGTGCCGGTCGGCGGCTGGCCGACCACTGGTCGGCGGGCATGACGTCCTATGCCTCGACCGTGGTCAGCGGATTCCCGAACATGTTCGTCCTCGACGGGCCCAACGCGGCGCTCGGCCACAACTCGGCGATCTACATGATCGAGACGCAACTCGACTACGTCATGGGCGCGCTGGAGTACATGGCCGGCAACGGGATCACGACGCTGGCGGTCTCGCCTGCCGCCGAAGACGAATACACGCGGGAGATCGACGCTCGCAGCGAGTCGACGGTGTGGCTGACCGGTTGTGAGAGTTGGTATGTCGACCCCGACAGCGGTCGCCTGACCCTGTTGTGGCCGGGCACTGCGGCGTCGTTCCGCGAACGCAACGGCACCTTCGACCCCGAACCGTACGAACCCCGTCCCGACGCCGGCACCGGAACACCTGAGGAGGGGTGA
- the typA gene encoding translational GTPase TypA, which yields MSAVPTFRNVAIVAHVDHGKTTLVDAMLRQSGVFGERAEVVDRVMDSGDLEREKGITILAKNTAVHRRQPDGTEVVINVIDTPGHADFGGEVERGLSMVDGVVLLVDASEGPLPQTRFVLRKALAAELPVIVVVNKTDRPDARIQEVVDETQDLLLDLASDLDEEAAKAAELVLELPVLYASGRAGVCSTEQPADGEIPAGENLDSFFDVLLEHVPAPKGDPDAPLQAHVTNLDASAFLGRLALVRIHNGTLRKGQQVSWCREVDGEAVVERAKITELLATVGVDRAPAESASAGDIVAVAGMPEIMIGDTLADLENPQPLPRITVDEPAISVTIGTNSSPLAGRVSGHKLTARMVKQRLDTELIGNVSLRVLDIGRPDAWEVQGRGELALAILVEQMRREGFELTVGKPQVVTRKVDGKVQEPFEHLTVDVPEEYLGAVTQLLAARKGRMEQMNNHGTGWVRMEFIVPSRGLIGFRTDFLTETRGTGIANAVFQGYDAWAGEIRARHTGSLVSDRSGTVTPFAMIQLADRGTFFVNPGDDSYEGHVVGINPRQEDLDINVTREKKLTNMRQSSADVMETLAKPMQLDLEGAMEFCAADECVEVTPEVVRVRKVHLDSTTRARERSRAKSRDAAVS from the coding sequence GTGAGCGCTGTCCCCACCTTCCGCAACGTCGCGATCGTCGCGCACGTCGACCACGGAAAGACCACACTCGTCGACGCCATGCTGCGCCAGTCCGGCGTCTTCGGCGAGCGCGCCGAGGTCGTCGACCGGGTGATGGACTCCGGTGACCTCGAACGTGAAAAGGGCATCACCATCCTCGCCAAGAACACCGCGGTCCACCGGCGCCAGCCGGACGGCACCGAGGTCGTCATCAACGTCATCGACACCCCCGGCCACGCCGACTTCGGCGGTGAGGTCGAGCGCGGCCTGTCGATGGTCGACGGCGTGGTCCTGCTCGTCGACGCCTCCGAGGGCCCGCTGCCGCAGACGCGCTTCGTGCTCCGCAAGGCGCTGGCCGCCGAGCTGCCGGTGATCGTCGTCGTCAACAAGACCGACCGTCCCGACGCCCGCATCCAGGAGGTCGTCGACGAGACGCAGGATCTGCTCCTCGACCTCGCCTCCGACCTGGACGAGGAGGCCGCGAAGGCCGCCGAACTCGTCCTCGAGCTCCCCGTGCTCTACGCCTCGGGCCGCGCCGGTGTCTGCAGCACCGAGCAGCCGGCCGACGGCGAGATCCCGGCGGGGGAGAACCTCGACTCCTTCTTCGACGTCCTGCTCGAACACGTCCCGGCGCCCAAGGGTGACCCGGACGCGCCGCTGCAGGCACACGTCACCAACCTCGACGCGTCGGCCTTCCTCGGCCGTCTCGCGCTCGTCCGCATCCACAACGGAACCCTCCGCAAGGGCCAGCAGGTGTCCTGGTGCCGCGAGGTCGACGGTGAAGCCGTCGTCGAGCGCGCCAAGATCACCGAGCTCCTCGCCACCGTCGGAGTCGACCGGGCGCCCGCCGAGTCCGCATCGGCCGGTGACATCGTGGCCGTCGCCGGTATGCCGGAGATCATGATCGGCGACACCCTCGCCGACCTGGAGAACCCGCAGCCGCTGCCGCGCATCACCGTCGACGAGCCGGCGATCTCGGTCACCATCGGCACCAACTCGTCGCCGCTGGCGGGCCGGGTGTCGGGCCACAAACTGACCGCCCGCATGGTCAAGCAGCGTCTGGACACCGAGCTGATCGGCAACGTGTCGCTGCGCGTGCTCGACATCGGCCGGCCCGACGCCTGGGAGGTGCAGGGACGTGGCGAGCTCGCCCTGGCCATCCTCGTCGAGCAGATGCGTCGTGAGGGCTTCGAGCTGACCGTCGGCAAGCCGCAGGTCGTCACCCGCAAGGTGGACGGCAAGGTCCAGGAGCCGTTCGAGCATCTGACCGTCGACGTGCCCGAGGAGTACCTCGGCGCGGTCACCCAGTTGCTCGCCGCCCGCAAGGGCCGCATGGAGCAGATGAACAACCACGGCACCGGCTGGGTCCGGATGGAGTTCATCGTGCCCTCGCGCGGCCTCATCGGGTTCCGTACCGACTTCCTCACCGAGACCCGCGGCACCGGCATCGCCAACGCGGTGTTCCAGGGTTACGACGCCTGGGCGGGCGAGATCCGGGCCCGCCACACGGGTTCGCTCGTCAGCGACCGGTCGGGAACGGTCACCCCGTTCGCGATGATCCAGCTCGCCGACCGCGGCACGTTCTTCGTCAACCCGGGCGACGACTCGTACGAGGGCCACGTCGTGGGGATCAACCCGCGCCAGGAGGATCTCGACATCAACGTCACCCGCGAGAAGAAGCTGACCAACATGCGTCAGTCCTCGGCCGACGTGATGGAGACCCTCGCCAAGCCGATGCAACTCGACCTCGAGGGCGCCATGGAATTCTGCGCCGCGGACGAGTGTGTCGAGGTCACCCCGGAGGTCGTGCGAGTGCGTAAGGTGCACCTCGACTCGACGACGCGCGCCCGTGAGCGCTCGCGGGCCAAGTCCCGGGATGCCGCCGTCAGCTGA
- a CDS encoding ABC transporter family substrate-binding protein — protein MGVSEVNRARPRPGREAANRVRGRLLGILSCSVALLVVLTACMSDPPPPVRDTGPPPTPTEYPVEKTIYIATDSVGSGFNPHIAADQNPVTTAVAAMTLPSAFAPVQTPGGTVWELQRSFVTSAEVTSRAPFTVTYRIHTDAQWSDGLPVTGDDFNFLWQQMSRQPNVVAPAGYRLIDSVQSREGGKVVEVRFESPYPAWRELFTGLLPSHVLKGAPAGFQTGMDTGKPVSAGPYAIVGIDKTRDEVRLARNDRYWVTPPRLDQIVLRRAGTSAQMLDSVRSGDSAIVALGASPATDAELTALPGLETARSLTSRSLGVSVNARTDAMSSVEVRRAILGLVDPRLTTFAGAGDWVVEPFANTVFAPSDPGYSPVDRPRLGPAEVDALLGAAGYRRAAPEPVGSASPVPSASSSEPSSVSPSSPSGSTPASEAPSAGGSATPGVSETPNEGLVEVPELPEGILPFQRDGQDLIVRVGAVAGDPRTTSAASSIVDQLRGAGVRAQVVTLPNSELYGSALTNQRVDLVVGWSGLGVPPASSLASQVDCNQPKPGTEPSPATPPTPTSIAPSGGDPGDSYASNVSGLCDPRLIELARTALSEDDPIPTLNEAEPLLAAQAIYRPLYQDSMVVGTTSAVRDVPLTGPIQVSIFGTAVNWELT, from the coding sequence ATGGGGGTATCCGAGGTGAATCGCGCGAGACCACGACCGGGCCGCGAGGCCGCGAACCGGGTCCGTGGGCGGTTGCTCGGCATCCTCTCGTGCAGCGTCGCCCTGCTCGTGGTGCTCACCGCCTGCATGTCGGATCCGCCGCCCCCGGTCCGCGACACCGGGCCACCGCCGACCCCGACCGAGTACCCGGTGGAGAAGACGATCTACATCGCCACCGACTCGGTCGGATCGGGCTTCAACCCGCACATCGCCGCCGACCAGAACCCGGTGACGACGGCGGTCGCGGCGATGACGCTGCCCAGCGCGTTCGCGCCGGTCCAGACCCCGGGCGGGACGGTGTGGGAACTGCAGCGCTCGTTCGTCACCTCCGCGGAGGTGACGTCGCGGGCGCCGTTCACCGTGACCTACCGCATCCACACCGACGCCCAGTGGTCCGACGGCCTGCCGGTGACGGGCGACGACTTCAACTTCCTGTGGCAGCAGATGTCCCGGCAGCCCAACGTCGTGGCACCGGCCGGCTACCGGCTCATCGACTCGGTGCAGTCCCGGGAGGGCGGCAAGGTCGTCGAGGTGCGTTTCGAGTCGCCGTACCCCGCGTGGCGAGAGCTGTTCACCGGATTGCTGCCCAGTCACGTGCTCAAGGGTGCGCCGGCGGGCTTCCAGACCGGGATGGACACCGGCAAGCCGGTCTCGGCCGGGCCCTACGCGATCGTGGGGATCGACAAGACCCGCGACGAGGTCCGCCTCGCCCGCAACGACCGGTACTGGGTCACCCCGCCCCGGTTGGATCAGATCGTCCTCCGCCGCGCCGGCACGTCGGCCCAGATGCTCGACTCCGTACGATCCGGCGACTCGGCCATCGTGGCCCTCGGCGCCTCGCCGGCCACCGACGCGGAACTGACCGCGCTGCCCGGTCTCGAGACCGCCCGCAGCCTGACGTCGCGGTCACTCGGTGTGAGCGTGAACGCCCGCACCGACGCGATGAGCTCGGTGGAGGTCCGGCGCGCGATCCTCGGGTTGGTCGATCCGCGACTGACCACCTTCGCCGGTGCCGGCGACTGGGTCGTCGAACCGTTCGCGAACACCGTCTTCGCGCCGTCGGATCCGGGCTATTCGCCGGTCGACCGCCCGCGCCTCGGACCGGCCGAGGTCGACGCCCTGCTCGGCGCCGCCGGTTACCGCCGCGCCGCGCCCGAGCCCGTCGGCTCGGCATCCCCGGTGCCGTCGGCGTCGTCGTCGGAGCCCTCCTCGGTGTCGCCGTCGTCCCCGTCCGGGTCCACGCCCGCGTCCGAGGCGCCGTCCGCCGGCGGGTCGGCGACGCCCGGGGTGAGCGAGACCCCGAACGAGGGTCTGGTCGAGGTACCTGAACTACCCGAGGGAATCCTGCCGTTCCAGCGCGACGGGCAGGACCTCATCGTCCGTGTCGGTGCGGTCGCCGGCGATCCGCGGACCACGTCGGCCGCGTCGAGCATCGTCGACCAGCTCCGAGGTGCAGGGGTGCGCGCTCAGGTCGTGACGCTGCCCAACAGCGAGCTGTACGGGTCGGCGCTCACCAACCAGCGCGTCGACCTGGTCGTCGGGTGGTCGGGGCTCGGCGTGCCGCCGGCGTCGTCGCTCGCGTCGCAGGTCGACTGCAACCAGCCCAAGCCCGGTACCGAACCGTCGCCCGCGACGCCGCCGACGCCCACCAGCATCGCGCCGAGCGGTGGCGATCCCGGGGACAGCTATGCCAGCAACGTGTCCGGGTTGTGTGACCCGCGGCTCATCGAGCTCGCGCGCACCGCACTCTCCGAGGACGACCCGATCCCGACGCTGAACGAGGCCGAGCCGCTCCTCGCCGCGCAGGCGATCTACCGGCCGCTGTACCAGGACTCGATGGTCGTGGGCACCACGTCCGCGGTGCGCGACGTCCCGCTCACCGGACCCATCCAGGTCTCGATCTTCGGGACCGCGGTCAATTGGGAGCTGACGTGA
- a CDS encoding FO synthase, with the protein MLLRAWAEDIMAPIERVTAALSRVRDDPTLGADALDDDGWVALLGASGAQLDELCDLADTVRRQVTDPEVLTFVVNRNLDTGIVSRLGPDDPGLDELVAEAVALGATEICMQGLLPAELPADDYVRLVEDITGAADGLHLHAYRAPEIVDGAERAGITIVEHLERLRSAGLGSVPGTAAQILDDTVRATLSPTGTAPPVGSWVDVIETAHRVGLFSTATMLYGHVETPAHQIAHLRLLLEIQRRTGGFSELILMPLLPENVPPHLADTASRTASERETRALHAVARLMTAGLLDHLQVAWTKLPAATVDLVLRGGADDLGGLLLDGTLMPGAGPESGRVLDAAAVVDVAARAGRRPRQRTTRYGVPEPDRQLPLPQVSA; encoded by the coding sequence ATGCTTCTGCGCGCGTGGGCCGAAGACATCATGGCCCCGATCGAGCGCGTCACGGCCGCACTGAGCCGTGTCCGTGACGACCCGACTCTCGGGGCCGACGCCCTCGACGATGACGGCTGGGTCGCCCTCCTGGGTGCCTCGGGTGCGCAGCTCGACGAATTGTGCGATCTGGCCGACACCGTGCGTCGGCAGGTGACCGACCCGGAGGTGTTGACCTTCGTGGTCAACCGCAACCTCGACACCGGGATCGTCAGCCGACTCGGACCCGACGACCCGGGTCTCGACGAACTGGTCGCCGAGGCGGTCGCACTCGGCGCGACCGAGATCTGCATGCAGGGGCTCCTGCCCGCCGAACTGCCGGCCGACGACTACGTCCGGCTCGTGGAGGACATCACGGGTGCCGCCGACGGGCTCCACCTGCACGCCTATCGGGCCCCGGAGATCGTCGACGGCGCCGAGCGTGCCGGGATCACGATCGTCGAACACCTCGAGCGGCTGCGGTCGGCGGGCCTGGGGTCGGTGCCGGGGACCGCCGCCCAGATCCTCGACGACACCGTTCGCGCGACACTCTCACCCACCGGCACGGCGCCGCCGGTCGGCAGCTGGGTCGACGTCATCGAGACCGCCCACCGCGTGGGTCTCTTCTCCACCGCGACGATGCTCTACGGGCACGTCGAGACGCCCGCACACCAGATCGCCCATCTTCGACTGCTACTCGAGATCCAGCGTCGCACGGGCGGTTTCAGCGAACTCATCCTGATGCCACTGCTTCCCGAGAACGTGCCGCCCCACCTGGCGGACACCGCCTCGCGGACCGCGTCGGAGCGGGAGACCCGCGCGTTGCACGCCGTCGCCCGCCTCATGACCGCAGGCCTCCTCGACCATCTGCAGGTGGCGTGGACCAAACTGCCCGCGGCCACCGTCGATCTGGTGTTGCGCGGCGGGGCAGATGATCTGGGTGGGCTGTTGCTCGACGGCACCCTGATGCCGGGCGCGGGACCGGAGTCAGGTCGTGTCCTCGACGCCGCGGCTGTCGTCGACGTCGCGGCGCGAGCCGGACGCAGGCCGCGCCAGCGCACCACTCGCTACGGGGTGCCGGAGCCCGACCGGCAACTCCCGCTGCCACAGGTGTCCGCGTGA